AAGCTTCTCTTTGCTTCTCAGCAATTAATCTCAAAGCAGGCTTAACCATTTCCAAGCCTTTAAAAAAATCCTCCTTTGAAACAATACCATCCATTTGAAGAAGAGTAATTTCTTCAGTGCTAGGAATCATCGCAATAGGAACATCCGCAGCTTCATTCTCATCCATGTGTTCTTCATCACCATCCAAGTCAACCAATAAATTACCACGAACCATACCCACTGAAACAGAAGATACCATGTCTTTCATAGTTAAACCCGCATCAGCCAAAGCAATAGCCGCTGCACAAATACCAGCACACCTACTACCCGCATCTGTTTGAGGAAGCTCAATAAAAACATCCACTACTGTGTTAGGATAATCCCTTAAATCAAGAACAGGCCTTAAAGCCTTCTCAGTCACCATACTAATCTCTTTACTTCTACGAGAAGGACCAGGTCTAACCCTAGAACCATCACCTGAAAAAGGAAGCATGCTGTAATTACACCTAAGAATCCCTGTTTTAGGATCTTGCAAAAACTTAGGATGCAATTCCCTAGGACCATAAACAGCCGCGTAAGCCTCAGTATCTCCTATTTTAAAACGAGCAGAACCATCCGCTTTCTTTATAACACCAGCCTCTGCTTCTACAGGCCTAGCTTCATCAAATTTTCTCTTACTTGGTCTTTCAAAAGTCATTGTTGATCACCTTGATTATTATGCTCAGATTCATCTTGCTCAGATAAATCAATAATTCTACCAGTTCTTTGTTCTAAGAACACCTTTATTTTATCAGTCATACCTTGATGATGACTTTCTTTTTCAATCTTCTTAATGGTTTCAGAAACAATCACTTCCATGTCAGGAGTACCCTCAAACCAAATCAAGCCATTCTGACCAATCATTATTTTACAATCAGTCCCTTTCTTAATCATAGAAACCATAGAACCTTTTTTACCAATAATCCTAGGAACCTTGTTAGGATTAACTTTCATAACTCTACCACCCCTAAGCTTTTTAAGCCCAGGACCCTTAGCAGTTACATCTATTAAGTTCTGACTAGTAACATTAGTTATTTTAACCATCACGAAATCTTCCAAATTAAAATACCTAGTAAGATCAGCGCCTTTAGCAATGAAATCAAAACTAGCATCCTTCAAAGGAAGAACAGCGGAATAAGGACAATTAATATCAAGCCTCCAACCACTCATTAAAATGTCATCGACCTTACCAATAATAACGTCGTTTCTTTGAGGTAAGTACCTACCCGCCATAGGAATAGATCTAAGCACTTTGCCTTCAACAGAGATAACTCCTAATCTATTCGCTAAGATGTCTTCGCTCAATCTGTAAGTCCCGTTACTTGGCAAGAAATCCAAGCCCTTAGCAAGAATTTGCCCAGGAACTACTACTTCTTTATCTTTCACTAATAATTCTCCCATTTTTCTTTTTCACCTTTCATTTATTAACATTAACTTCCGCGGAACCCTTAGTCCTCGAACCTAACTCATCCACTAAGTCCGCGTACATACCCGCAGGAATCTTCATTTTACAAACATAAGAACCATCACTCAACCAATCCTCAGACACAACAGAGCCTTGAGCCTTCAAAAAACCATGAAGCTTAGCAGCGAACTGCATAGGCAACCTTATCTGAAGAACTTTCTCCTCAACCCTGATAGGAAGAACAGGTTTTAAACCAGAAATAATTTCTTGAACTTGGTCTTCTGCTTTTCTATATTCATCAATTTTTAATTTAGATTCATTCAACGCGGACTCAATTCTATTAACAGGATGAGGTAACCCAGACCTAGGATCAATAGCTATTCTATGAATAGCATTAATTATTTGTTTTCTCTTCTCATCACGAAGCTTCTCTCTGTGCTCAGAAGATAATTGAACTTCTCCTTGTTTAATTAATTTCAAAGCAGCCTTAAAAAAGTCTTTAGTCAAAAAAGCTTGTTCTATGTCTTCTTCATTAGCTAATTCGCCTTTCTTCGCGTCAGAAAAAATATTCTCAGATTTTAACAACTCAGATAAATCCTCTATTGAATCAGAATTCTTATTCTTGAAATCAATAGCTAAGTCAGGATCAACAACTATTTCAAAGTTCTTACCGAACTTAGTAAACCTAACAAGGTTAAACTGAACTTTTTCATGAGCAAATATTTTTTCTTTCATTCTCATAACGAATCACCTAATCTTTTTTTTATTTACAAAATTTTTCTAATTTATCTTTTGGAACTTTTTCCATTTGCTTTGTGCTTAAAGGAATAATAGCTGCGTCGATTCGCTCAGGCTTAAAATTATCATTCAAAAATTTTTTAAGCATCTTAATAGCTAGTTGAAGACCTTCATCAACACTCATAGAGTCTTTGTATTCTTTATGAAGCATTTCTTCTATTTCAGGTTCTCCCTCACCAATAACAGTTGCCTTGTATTGATAATAAAGACCTGTCGGATCCGTTTCGAACAAAGTCAAACCAGTAGAATCAATGCCTGCAACTAATAAAGACACCCCAAACGGTCTTAAGCCTCCCGATTGAGTACAAAGTTGTTTTAGATTACACATGTCTTTGACAACCGCTAAGTTATCAATAGGATTATCATATTCTACGCGGTGTTGCTGAGCCTTAACCTGAGCTCTTTCAACTAAGACACGAGCATCAGATAATATACCTGCAGCAGTAGCCATGACGTGATCATCAATCTTAAAGATTTTCTCTATTGTATCAGGAACTACTAATTTGTCAACTAATCTCTTATCCGTCACTAATATAACGCCGTCTTTACAAACCATGCCTATAGCCGTGTTTCCTAATCTAACTGTTCTCTTCGCGTATTCAACTTGAAGAAGCCTACCATCAGGACTAAACATAGTTATAGCTCGGTCATAACCCATCATTTGATGTTGTACTGGTTCCATATTAATTACCTCCTAAACGTCTTGGTTCAGTTCTCGCTTTGTTAACTGAACCTGAAACTTTTTTTGTTGTTAAAATAACTTTTCTCGACCCTAATTCATTAATAAAAAGAAGAGAAGCTTTAACCCTGTCTAAGTACTTCGCTGAAGCCCTAATCAAAGCACAATTATCTTTAAAATCTAAAGGAATCAATCCCGCGCCCGCAGCATCTATTATTCCTAAGTTGTGATTAATCTTAGTCACTAATTCATTTAATGGTCTACCCACAAATTTATTAGTATCTAAAGTTATTAGTTCAATGTTCAAATACCTTTTTTTTTCTTTAAGGCTAGGCATAAGACCTTTTATTCGTCTCATAATAGTCACCTAGAAGAACCAACCCTCGCTCCATTCTTCTTTATATAGAGGGGGAACAAAAATTTGTTTATAAAGTTTTGTTTTTAACAGTACCAAGCGCCTTAAAAAAGACTCGGACTAAAAACAGGAAGTATTAAAAAAAAAGTAACTATTTATAAATGAATAACCGAAAAGAATAAAAACAAAAGAAACAACTCAAGATTCATAAAACTTTAAAATCTTAAAATTACGAAGGTGATACCTATGGCTAAGAAAAAAGATGAAAAACCCGAACACATGAAACACGTAGATACATACATGAAACACGCTGATGCAATAGATGTGTTCTCTGATAATTTACACTTGAAAATAATGAATGCTACTTCTAAGACTTTATTAAAAGAAGGATCATCATGGGTTAAAGACGGTGAATATGATAGAAAAGCTATTGCTAAAGGTGGAAAAGTAATAGATGATTTAACTGACGCTATGCTTAATGACTTAATAGCTGCTTCGTCACCACAATTCAAAAAGATGTATAA
This portion of the Candidatus Woesearchaeota archaeon genome encodes:
- a CDS encoding exosome complex protein Rrp4, with product MGELLVKDKEVVVPGQILAKGLDFLPSNGTYRLSEDILANRLGVISVEGKVLRSIPMAGRYLPQRNDVIIGKVDDILMSGWRLDINCPYSAVLPLKDASFDFIAKGADLTRYFNLEDFVMVKITNVTSQNLIDVTAKGPGLKKLRGGRVMKVNPNKVPRIIGKKGSMVSMIKKGTDCKIMIGQNGLIWFEGTPDMEVIVSETIKKIEKESHHQGMTDKIKVFLEQRTGRIIDLSEQDESEHNNQGDQQ
- a CDS encoding ribosome assembly factor SBDS; translation: MRMKEKIFAHEKVQFNLVRFTKFGKNFEIVVDPDLAIDFKNKNSDSIEDLSELLKSENIFSDAKKGELANEEDIEQAFLTKDFFKAALKLIKQGEVQLSSEHREKLRDEKRKQIINAIHRIAIDPRSGLPHPVNRIESALNESKLKIDEYRKAEDQVQEIISGLKPVLPIRVEEKVLQIRLPMQFAAKLHGFLKAQGSVVSEDWLSDGSYVCKMKIPAGMYADLVDELGSRTKGSAEVNVNK
- the psmA gene encoding archaeal proteasome endopeptidase complex subunit alpha; the encoded protein is MEPVQHQMMGYDRAITMFSPDGRLLQVEYAKRTVRLGNTAIGMVCKDGVILVTDKRLVDKLVVPDTIEKIFKIDDHVMATAAGILSDARVLVERAQVKAQQHRVEYDNPIDNLAVVKDMCNLKQLCTQSGGLRPFGVSLLVAGIDSTGLTLFETDPTGLYYQYKATVIGEGEPEIEEMLHKEYKDSMSVDEGLQLAIKMLKKFLNDNFKPERIDAAIIPLSTKQMEKVPKDKLEKFCK
- a CDS encoding exosome complex exonuclease Rrp41, yielding MTFERPSKRKFDEARPVEAEAGVIKKADGSARFKIGDTEAYAAVYGPRELHPKFLQDPKTGILRCNYSMLPFSGDGSRVRPGPSRRSKEISMVTEKALRPVLDLRDYPNTVVDVFIELPQTDAGSRCAGICAAAIALADAGLTMKDMVSSVSVGMVRGNLLVDLDGDEEHMDENEAADVPIAMIPSTEEITLLQMDGIVSKEDFFKGLEMVKPALRLIAEKQREALKNKYK